TTGTCTATTATTATAAATACTGAAAAAGGTATATTAAAGTGAGCAGAGTGAATTGATTGTTCATCTACTGCTGCCGTATATATTATTTTTTGTTTTAATATTCCTTCAATTATTAACTTTCTTCCAGTTAGATTTGTACATTCTCCATTTGATATATCTTCACCTGCTATTGGACTTTGGCCTACAGGAGTATATCCATTTACTAGAGGTGTTTTTATTACTCTTTGAGATATTATATCTACACAAGAGTGTACCTCTACTATATCTTCTATATCTGGTTTTTGTGATGGTATATCTACTATTTCTGGAACAAAAAACTCTGTCCATTTATCTGTATCTTCATAACATTGTAATGCTTTTTCTATTTTTAATTCTGGATAAACACCAACAGTATTTAATATTTTATTTTCACCACAGCATTTATCATAGAATTGATAGCTTGTTCCATTTGTATAATTAGAATTTAACATATTTTCCACTCCTTATTTTTTTATAGATTTTATAATGGTTGTGTTGGTACTGCATATAATAATAATGTTGTATGCTTTAATATAGTTCTTTCATCTAATGTGCTTATAGATAAATCTTCTATACAAGCATTTACTTGATAGTTTATATCAAGTGAATCTAGTGTTAGTGGTGGAGTTACGTCATTAAACGTAATCTCTTGTGGCACAACTATATAACTTGAAAATGGTACATAAAAATGTGCTGAATGAAC
This sequence is a window from Clostridioides difficile. Protein-coding genes within it:
- a CDS encoding DUF3794 domain-containing protein, which encodes MLNSNYTNGTSYQFYDKCCGENKILNTVGVYPELKIEKALQCYEDTDKWTEFFVPEIVDIPSQKPDIEDIVEVHSCVDIISQRVIKTPLVNGYTPVGQSPIAGEDISNGECTNLTGRKLIIEGILKQKIIYTAAVDEQSIHSAHFNIPFSVFIIIDKDTPLYQQFKITSYIEDIYACALSERSVFKNTTIFIKASKLC